From Carboxydocella sporoproducens DSM 16521, a single genomic window includes:
- a CDS encoding ribonuclease J: MAAAKGKITLIPLGGLGEIGKNMMVVKYEDNILVIDAGLMFPEDDMPGIDFVIPDITYLLENKEMVRGIVLTHGHEDHIGALPYVLKQLNVPVYGTRLTLGLLQGKLREAGILGQCKLVAVKPRDSVTIGPFKVEFIRVSHSIPDAVAIAVRTPLGVIVHTGDFKFDQTPVDGEVTDFHKFAELGDQGVLVLLADSTNAERPGYTMSERTVGLTFDETFQNAKNRIIVATFASNVHRLQQVINAAHKYGRKVAVSGRSMVNVVNIATELGYLTYPEDIMIDLDDINDYPANEVVILTTGSQGEPMSALTRMANADHRQVEILPGDTVIISATPIPGNERMVSRVINSLFKQGAEVIYEKFSGIHVSGHPSQEELKLMLNLVRPKFFVPVHGEYRHLIKHAQLAKEMGMDEANIFVAENGQVLEFTRKSGRVAGRTTAGKVLVDGLGVGDVGNIVLRDRKQLAQDGILIVVVTMNKETGAIVAGPDIVSRGFVYVREAEKLMEEAKEKVKIAIEKTQVRGNADWASIKAGIRDSIGKYLYEKTRRRPMILPIIMEV; this comes from the coding sequence ATGGCTGCGGCCAAGGGTAAAATTACATTAATTCCCCTGGGTGGTCTGGGGGAAATTGGCAAAAACATGATGGTAGTAAAGTATGAGGATAACATTCTGGTTATTGATGCAGGTTTGATGTTTCCTGAAGATGATATGCCTGGTATTGATTTTGTGATTCCGGATATCACCTATCTGTTGGAAAATAAGGAAATGGTCAGGGGGATAGTCCTCACCCACGGACATGAGGACCATATCGGCGCTTTACCCTATGTCTTGAAACAACTGAATGTGCCGGTTTATGGGACCAGATTGACTTTAGGGCTTTTGCAGGGAAAGTTGAGAGAGGCGGGGATTTTAGGGCAGTGCAAGTTAGTGGCAGTAAAACCCAGAGACAGTGTGACCATCGGACCTTTTAAAGTGGAGTTTATCCGGGTCAGCCACAGCATACCTGATGCGGTAGCAATAGCGGTCAGAACTCCGTTAGGTGTGATTGTGCATACCGGGGACTTCAAGTTTGACCAAACTCCTGTTGATGGGGAAGTAACCGATTTTCATAAATTCGCTGAGCTTGGCGATCAGGGAGTTCTGGTTTTACTGGCAGATAGTACCAATGCGGAACGCCCTGGCTATACCATGTCTGAGCGGACAGTAGGTTTGACTTTCGATGAAACCTTTCAGAATGCCAAAAACCGGATAATTGTTGCCACTTTTGCTTCCAATGTTCATCGTTTGCAGCAAGTAATTAATGCGGCTCACAAATATGGCAGAAAAGTTGCTGTTTCAGGGCGGAGTATGGTCAATGTTGTTAATATTGCCACAGAGCTGGGGTATTTGACTTATCCGGAAGATATCATGATTGATCTGGATGATATCAACGACTATCCTGCCAATGAGGTTGTGATTTTGACCACTGGTAGCCAGGGTGAACCTATGTCTGCCCTTACCCGCATGGCTAATGCAGACCATCGTCAAGTGGAAATTTTACCAGGTGATACGGTAATTATTTCAGCTACTCCCATCCCTGGAAATGAGCGCATGGTTTCCCGTGTAATCAATAGCCTGTTTAAACAAGGGGCGGAAGTAATTTACGAAAAGTTTTCCGGTATTCACGTTTCCGGGCACCCTAGCCAGGAGGAGCTAAAACTGATGCTCAACCTGGTTAGGCCTAAGTTTTTCGTCCCGGTACATGGGGAATATCGCCATTTGATTAAACACGCCCAGCTGGCAAAAGAAATGGGAATGGATGAAGCCAATATCTTTGTGGCTGAAAATGGTCAGGTGCTGGAGTTTACACGCAAAAGTGGACGGGTGGCAGGTCGCACCACTGCCGGTAAAGTACTGGTTGACGGCCTGGGTGTAGGCGATGTGGGAAATATTGTATTGCGGGATAGAAAGCAGTTGGCCCAGGATGGGATTTTGATTGTAGTGGTGACAATGAACAAAGAGACCGGTGCCATTGTAGCAGGTCCAGATATTGTTTCACGAGGTTTCGTCTATGTCCGTGAGGCGGAAAAGCTAATGGAAGAAGCCAAAGAGAAGGTGAAGATCGCGATTGAGAAGACCCAGGTCAGAGGGAATGCTGATTGGGCTTCGATCAAAGCCGGAATTAGAGACAGCATCGGTAAATATCTTTATGAAAAGACCAGGAGAAGACCCATGATTTTGCCCATCATCATGGAAGTATAA